In one window of Camelina sativa cultivar DH55 chromosome 15, Cs, whole genome shotgun sequence DNA:
- the LOC104746991 gene encoding trihelix transcription factor ASIL2-like gives MGDSEDETGYPKKFYSLNRQSHPMYSRPIPKRHAYYHEEEDEDEVDGDEEEPPGGGGYSRGNERFLKRQKPNKPVASGYDFAGPSDGKVGYDWREQEAFVLLEIWGDRFLQLGRRSLRNEDWNEVSEKVSEELRMEKSETQCRRMIDNLKRKYRKEKIKVEKSGLGSSKWAFFNKLDMLLCVSPKSDLGLACGVDSGEFVFMNTKVYLDKSNGFDEMMDSPGDSEEEEDEEDEVDYERKKFNDAASYKMLADSVERFGKVFEKMEKSKKEQMKELEKMRADFQKDLELQKKRIVDRAQSEIARLREEEENNHHGDENESEDEEMENDSDVNLSDE, from the coding sequence ATGGGTGACAGCGAAGATGAAACAGGGTACCCAAAAAAGTTTTACTCTTTGAATCGACAGAGTCATCCTATGTATAGTAGACCCATTCCTAAGCGTCACGCGTATtaccatgaagaagaagacgaagatgaagtcGATGGAGACGAGGAAGAGCCACCAGGAGGAGGAGGTTACAGTCGTGGGAATGAGAGGTTTCTGAAGAGacagaaaccaaacaaacctgtGGCTTCTGGTTACGATTTTGCTGGACCAAGCGATGGGAAAGTTGGGTATGACTGGAGAGAGCAAGAAGCGTTTGTGTTGCTTGAGATTTGGGGGGATAGGTTTTTGCAATTGGGTAGGAGGAGTTTGAGGAACGAAGATTGGAATGAAGTATCTGAGAAAGTGAGTGAGGAGCTTAGGATGGAGAAGTCTGAAACCCAATGTAGGAGAATGATTGATAACTTGAAGAGGAAGTATAGGAAAGAGAAGATTAAGGTTGAGAAATCGGGTTTAGGTTCGAGTAAATGGGCGTTTTTTAACAAGTTGGATATGTTGCTTTGTGTTTCTCCTAAGTCGGATTTAGGTTTAGCTTGTGGTGTTGATTCAGGTGAGTTTGTGTTTATGAACACTAAGGTGTATTTGGATAAGTCGAACGGGTTTGATGAGATGATGGATAGTCCTGGTGATtcggaagaggaggaggatgaggaagatgagGTTGATTACGAGAGGAAGAAGTTTAATGACGCTGCTTCGTATAAGATGTTGGCGGATTCGGTTGAGAGGTTCGGGAAGGTTtttgagaagatggagaagagtaAGAAGGAGCAAATGAAGGAGTTGGAGAAGATGAGAGCTGATTTTCAGAAAGATTTGGAGTTGCAGAAGAAACGGATTGTGGATCGAGCTCAGAGTGAGATTGCTAGGCTACgtgaagaggaagagaacaaTCATCATGGTGATGAAAATGAGAGTGAAGATGAGGAAATGGAGAATGATTCTGATGTGAACCTCAGTGatgaataa
- the LOC104746990 gene encoding DNA mismatch repair protein MSH7 isoform X1: MQRQRSILSFFQKPSPASTKGLVSGDATSGGGGGGGGGKSRITVKEGDGKGDASVRVPVSKSVDEVRGTDTPPEKIPRRVLPSGFKPAESAARGGASSLFTNIMHKFVKVDDRDCSGARQARSREHVVPCDDSSVCVKKDDKVFPEFRSNNGQSQERGHAFSFSGRADIRPVEDDDVPGPETPGMRPSVSRLKRVLEDGMTSKENKLPVLDSSKRLKLLQDPVCGEKKEVNEGTKFEWLEPSRIRDANRRRPDDPLYDRKTLYIPPDVFKKMSASQKQYWSVKREYMDIVLFFKVGKFYELYELDAELGHKELDWKMTMSGVGKCRQVGISESGIDEAVQKLLARGYKVGRIEQLETSDQAKARGANTIIPRKLVQVLTPSTACEGNIGPDAVHLLAIKEIKMELEKCSTVYGFAFVDCAALRFWVGSISDDASCAALGALLMQVSPKEVVYDSKGLSREAQKALRKYTLTGSTAVQLAPVPQVMGDTDAAGVRNIIESNGYFKASSESWNGAVDGLNECDVALSALGELINHLSRLKLEDVLKHGDIFPYQVYRGCLRIDGQTMVNLEIFNNSCDGGPSGTLYKYLDNCVSPTGKRLLRNWICHPLKDVVSINKRLDVVEEFTANSEVIEITGQYLRKLPDLERLLGRIKSSVQSSAYVFPALLGKKVLKQRVKAFGQIVKGFRSGIDLLLALQKESNMMILLCKLCKLPVLVGKSGLELFLSQFEAAIDSDFPNYQNQDMTEENAETLTVLFELFIERATQWSEVIHTISCLDVLRSFAVTASLSAGSMARPVIFPDSNQNQEIKGPILKIQGLWHPFAVAADGQLPVPNDILLGEARNSSNSIHPRSLLLTGPNMGGKSTLLRATCLAVIFAQLGCYVPCETCELSLVDTIFTRLGASDRIMTGESTFLVECTETASVLQNATQNSLVILDELGRGTSTFDGYAIAYSVFRHLVEKVQCRMLFATHYHPLTKEFASHPRVTSKHMACAFKSRSDQEPRGCDQDLVFLYRLTEGACPESYGLQVALMAGIPNQVVETASDAAQAMKRSIGENFKSSELRSEFSSLHEEWLKTLVGISRTAHNDNTIVEDDHDTLVCLWHELKSSYCLPQVKAIT, encoded by the exons ATGCAGCGTCAGAGATcgattttgtctttctttcaAAAACCCTCGCCGGCGAGTACTAAGGGTTTGGTTTCCGGCGATGCTACtagcggcggaggaggaggaggaggaggaggaaaatCACGAATTACTGTGAAGGAAGGGGATGGTAAAGGCGACGCTTCGGTACGCGTTCCTGTATCGAAATCTGTGGATGAGGTTAGAGGAACGGATACTCCGCCGGAGAAGATTCCGCGTCGTGTCTTGCCGTCCGGATTTAAGCCGGCTGAATCCGCCGCCAGAGGTGGAGCTTCGTCGCTGTTCACTAATATTATGCATAAGTTTGTGAAGGTCGATGATCGAGATTGTTCTGGAGCAAG GCAGGCCAGGAGCCGAGAACATGTTGTTCCGTGTGATGATTCGTCCGTATGTGTGAAGAAGGATGACAAAGTTTTTCCTGAATTTCGTTCCAATAATGGTCAGTCTCAAGAAAGAGGCCATGCTTTTAGCTTCAGTGGGAGAGCTGATATAAGACCagtagaagatgatgatgttccTGGTCCAGAAACACCAGGGATGCGTCCAAGTGTTTCTCGTTTGAAGCGAGTTTTGGAGGATGGAATGACTTCTAAGGAGAATAAGCTCCCTGTATTGGATTCTAGCAAAAGGCTGAAATTGCTTCAAGATCCAGTTtgtggagagaagaaagaagtaaacGAAGGAACCAAATTTGAATGGCTTGAGCCTTCTCGTATCAGGGACGCTAACAGACGACGTCCTGATGATCCACTTTATGACAGGAAGACCCTATACATACCACCTGATGTTTTCAAGAAAATGTCTGCATCGCAAAAGCAATATTGGAGTGTCAAGAGGGAATATATGGATATTGTCCTGTTCTTTAAAGTG GGAAAATTTTATGAGCTGTATGAGCTAGATGCAGAATTAGGTCACAAAGAGCTTGACTGGAAGATGACCATGAGCGGTGTCGGAAAATGCAGACAG GTTGGTATCTCTGAAAGTGGGATAGATGAGGCAGTGCAAAAGCTATTAGCTCGTGG ATATAAAGTTGGACGAATTGAGCAGCTAGAAACTTCGGACCAAGCAAAAGCCAGAGGTGCTAATACT ATAATTCCAAGGAAGCTAGTTCAGGTATTAACTCCATCAACAGCATGCGAGGGTAACATCGGGCCTGATGCCGTCCATCTTCTTGCTATAAAAGAG ATCAAAATGGAGCTAGAAAAGTGTTCAACTGTGTATGGATTTGCTTTTGTTGACTGTGCTGCCTTGAGGTTTTGGGTTGGGTCCATCAGCGATGATGCATCGTGTGCTGCTCTTGGAGCTTTATTGATGCAG GTTTCTCCAAAGGAAGTGGTATATGACAGTAAAG GGCTATCAAGAGAAGCCCAAAAGGCTCTACGGAAATATACATTGACAG GGTCTACGGCGGTACAGTTGGCTCCAGTACCACAAGTGATGGGAGACACGGATGCTGCTGGAGTTAGAAATATAATAGAATCTAACGGATACTTTAAAGCTTCTTCTGAATCATGGAACGGTGCTGTTGATGGTCTAAATGAATGTGATGTTGCCCTTAGTGCCCTTGGAGAGCTAATTAATCATCTGTCTAGGCTAAAG CTGGAAGATGTACTTAAGCATGGGGATATTTTTCCGTACCAAGTTTACAGGGGCTGTCTTAGAATTGATGGCCAAACGATGGTAAATCTTGAGATATTTAACAATAGCTGTGATGGTGGTCCTTCAG GGACCTTGTACAAATATCTTGATAACTGTGTTAGCCCAACTGGTAAGCGGCTCTTAAGGAATTGGATCTGCCATCCACTTAAAGATGTAGTAAGCATCAATAAACGGCTTGATGTAGTTGAAGAGTTCACAGCAAACTCAGAAGTTATTGAAATCACTGGCCAGTATCTCCGTAAACTTCCAGATTTAGAAAGACTCCTCGGACGCATTAAGTCTAGCGTTCAATCATCAGCCTATGTTTTCCCTGCTCTTCTGGGGAAAAAAGTGCTGAAACAACGA GTTAAAGCATTTGGGCAAATTGTGAAAGGGTTCAGAAGTGgaattgatttgttgttggcTCTACAGAAGGAATCAAATATGATGATTTTGCTTTGTAAACTCTGTAAACTTCCTGTATTAGTTGGAAAAAGTGGGCTAGAGCTATTCCTTTCTCAATTCGAAGCAGCCATAGATAGCGACTTTCCAAATTATCAG AACCAAGATATGACAGAGGAGAATGCTGAAACTCTGACAGTactttttgaattatttatcgAAAGAGCCACCCAATGGTCTGAGGTCATTCACACCATAAGCTGCCTAGATGTCCTGAGATCTTTTGCAGTCACTGCAAGTCTCTCTGCTGGAAGCATGGCCCGACCTGTTATATTTCCTGATTCAAATCAGAATCAAGAAATAAAAGGGCCAATACTTAAAATCCAAGGACTATGGCATCCATTTGCAGTTGCAGCTGATGGTCAATTGCCTGTTCCAAATGATATACTCCTTGGTGAGGCTAGAAACAGCAGCAACAGCATTCATCCTCGGTCGTTGTTACTGACAGGACCTAACATGGGTGGAAAATCAACTCTTCTGCGTGCAACATGTCTTGCCGTTATCTTTGCCCAA CTTGGTTGTTATGTGCCTTGTGAGACATGTGAACTCTCCCTTGTGGATACTATTTTCACAAGGCTTGGCGCTTCTGATAGAATCATGACTGGAGAGA gtACCTTCTTGGTAGAATGCACTGAGACAGCGTCAGTTCTTCAGAATGCAACTCAGAATTCACTAGTAATCCTTGACGAACTGGGCAGAGGAACTAGTACTTTCGATGGATACGCCATTGCATACTCG GTTTTTCGTCACCTGGTAGAGAAAGTCCAATGCCGGATGCTCTTTGCAACGCATTACCACCCTCTCACCAAGGAATTCGCGTCTCACCCACGTGTCACCTCAAAACACATGGCTTGCGCATTCAAATCAAGATCTGATCAAGAACCACGTGGCTGTGACCAAGACCTAGTGTTCTTGTACCGTTTAACGGAGGGAGCTTGTCCTGAGAGCTACGGACTTCAAGTAGCCCTCATGGCTGGAATACCAAACCAAGTTGTTGAGACAGCATCGGACGCTGCTCAAGCCATGAAGAGATCAATTGGGGAAAACTTCAAGTCAAGTGAGCTAAGGTCTGAGTTCTCAAGTCTGCATGAAGAATGGCTCAAGACATTGGTGGGTATCTCTCGAACTGCCCACAACGACAACACCATTGTCGAAGATGACCATGACACGTTGGTTTGCTTATGGCATGAGCTAAAATCCTCTTACTGTCTTCCTCAAGTGAAGGCGATAACCTAA
- the LOC104746990 gene encoding DNA mismatch repair protein MSH7 isoform X2, with protein sequence MQRQRSILSFFQKPSPASTKGLVSGDATSGGGGGGGGGKSRITVKEGDGKGDASVRVPVSKSVDEVRGTDTPPEKIPRRVLPSGFKPAESAARGGASSLFTNIMHKFVKVDDRDCSGARSREHVVPCDDSSVCVKKDDKVFPEFRSNNGQSQERGHAFSFSGRADIRPVEDDDVPGPETPGMRPSVSRLKRVLEDGMTSKENKLPVLDSSKRLKLLQDPVCGEKKEVNEGTKFEWLEPSRIRDANRRRPDDPLYDRKTLYIPPDVFKKMSASQKQYWSVKREYMDIVLFFKVGKFYELYELDAELGHKELDWKMTMSGVGKCRQVGISESGIDEAVQKLLARGYKVGRIEQLETSDQAKARGANTIIPRKLVQVLTPSTACEGNIGPDAVHLLAIKEIKMELEKCSTVYGFAFVDCAALRFWVGSISDDASCAALGALLMQVSPKEVVYDSKGLSREAQKALRKYTLTGSTAVQLAPVPQVMGDTDAAGVRNIIESNGYFKASSESWNGAVDGLNECDVALSALGELINHLSRLKLEDVLKHGDIFPYQVYRGCLRIDGQTMVNLEIFNNSCDGGPSGTLYKYLDNCVSPTGKRLLRNWICHPLKDVVSINKRLDVVEEFTANSEVIEITGQYLRKLPDLERLLGRIKSSVQSSAYVFPALLGKKVLKQRVKAFGQIVKGFRSGIDLLLALQKESNMMILLCKLCKLPVLVGKSGLELFLSQFEAAIDSDFPNYQNQDMTEENAETLTVLFELFIERATQWSEVIHTISCLDVLRSFAVTASLSAGSMARPVIFPDSNQNQEIKGPILKIQGLWHPFAVAADGQLPVPNDILLGEARNSSNSIHPRSLLLTGPNMGGKSTLLRATCLAVIFAQLGCYVPCETCELSLVDTIFTRLGASDRIMTGESTFLVECTETASVLQNATQNSLVILDELGRGTSTFDGYAIAYSVFRHLVEKVQCRMLFATHYHPLTKEFASHPRVTSKHMACAFKSRSDQEPRGCDQDLVFLYRLTEGACPESYGLQVALMAGIPNQVVETASDAAQAMKRSIGENFKSSELRSEFSSLHEEWLKTLVGISRTAHNDNTIVEDDHDTLVCLWHELKSSYCLPQVKAIT encoded by the exons ATGCAGCGTCAGAGATcgattttgtctttctttcaAAAACCCTCGCCGGCGAGTACTAAGGGTTTGGTTTCCGGCGATGCTACtagcggcggaggaggaggaggaggaggaggaaaatCACGAATTACTGTGAAGGAAGGGGATGGTAAAGGCGACGCTTCGGTACGCGTTCCTGTATCGAAATCTGTGGATGAGGTTAGAGGAACGGATACTCCGCCGGAGAAGATTCCGCGTCGTGTCTTGCCGTCCGGATTTAAGCCGGCTGAATCCGCCGCCAGAGGTGGAGCTTCGTCGCTGTTCACTAATATTATGCATAAGTTTGTGAAGGTCGATGATCGAGATTGTTCTGGAGCAAG GAGCCGAGAACATGTTGTTCCGTGTGATGATTCGTCCGTATGTGTGAAGAAGGATGACAAAGTTTTTCCTGAATTTCGTTCCAATAATGGTCAGTCTCAAGAAAGAGGCCATGCTTTTAGCTTCAGTGGGAGAGCTGATATAAGACCagtagaagatgatgatgttccTGGTCCAGAAACACCAGGGATGCGTCCAAGTGTTTCTCGTTTGAAGCGAGTTTTGGAGGATGGAATGACTTCTAAGGAGAATAAGCTCCCTGTATTGGATTCTAGCAAAAGGCTGAAATTGCTTCAAGATCCAGTTtgtggagagaagaaagaagtaaacGAAGGAACCAAATTTGAATGGCTTGAGCCTTCTCGTATCAGGGACGCTAACAGACGACGTCCTGATGATCCACTTTATGACAGGAAGACCCTATACATACCACCTGATGTTTTCAAGAAAATGTCTGCATCGCAAAAGCAATATTGGAGTGTCAAGAGGGAATATATGGATATTGTCCTGTTCTTTAAAGTG GGAAAATTTTATGAGCTGTATGAGCTAGATGCAGAATTAGGTCACAAAGAGCTTGACTGGAAGATGACCATGAGCGGTGTCGGAAAATGCAGACAG GTTGGTATCTCTGAAAGTGGGATAGATGAGGCAGTGCAAAAGCTATTAGCTCGTGG ATATAAAGTTGGACGAATTGAGCAGCTAGAAACTTCGGACCAAGCAAAAGCCAGAGGTGCTAATACT ATAATTCCAAGGAAGCTAGTTCAGGTATTAACTCCATCAACAGCATGCGAGGGTAACATCGGGCCTGATGCCGTCCATCTTCTTGCTATAAAAGAG ATCAAAATGGAGCTAGAAAAGTGTTCAACTGTGTATGGATTTGCTTTTGTTGACTGTGCTGCCTTGAGGTTTTGGGTTGGGTCCATCAGCGATGATGCATCGTGTGCTGCTCTTGGAGCTTTATTGATGCAG GTTTCTCCAAAGGAAGTGGTATATGACAGTAAAG GGCTATCAAGAGAAGCCCAAAAGGCTCTACGGAAATATACATTGACAG GGTCTACGGCGGTACAGTTGGCTCCAGTACCACAAGTGATGGGAGACACGGATGCTGCTGGAGTTAGAAATATAATAGAATCTAACGGATACTTTAAAGCTTCTTCTGAATCATGGAACGGTGCTGTTGATGGTCTAAATGAATGTGATGTTGCCCTTAGTGCCCTTGGAGAGCTAATTAATCATCTGTCTAGGCTAAAG CTGGAAGATGTACTTAAGCATGGGGATATTTTTCCGTACCAAGTTTACAGGGGCTGTCTTAGAATTGATGGCCAAACGATGGTAAATCTTGAGATATTTAACAATAGCTGTGATGGTGGTCCTTCAG GGACCTTGTACAAATATCTTGATAACTGTGTTAGCCCAACTGGTAAGCGGCTCTTAAGGAATTGGATCTGCCATCCACTTAAAGATGTAGTAAGCATCAATAAACGGCTTGATGTAGTTGAAGAGTTCACAGCAAACTCAGAAGTTATTGAAATCACTGGCCAGTATCTCCGTAAACTTCCAGATTTAGAAAGACTCCTCGGACGCATTAAGTCTAGCGTTCAATCATCAGCCTATGTTTTCCCTGCTCTTCTGGGGAAAAAAGTGCTGAAACAACGA GTTAAAGCATTTGGGCAAATTGTGAAAGGGTTCAGAAGTGgaattgatttgttgttggcTCTACAGAAGGAATCAAATATGATGATTTTGCTTTGTAAACTCTGTAAACTTCCTGTATTAGTTGGAAAAAGTGGGCTAGAGCTATTCCTTTCTCAATTCGAAGCAGCCATAGATAGCGACTTTCCAAATTATCAG AACCAAGATATGACAGAGGAGAATGCTGAAACTCTGACAGTactttttgaattatttatcgAAAGAGCCACCCAATGGTCTGAGGTCATTCACACCATAAGCTGCCTAGATGTCCTGAGATCTTTTGCAGTCACTGCAAGTCTCTCTGCTGGAAGCATGGCCCGACCTGTTATATTTCCTGATTCAAATCAGAATCAAGAAATAAAAGGGCCAATACTTAAAATCCAAGGACTATGGCATCCATTTGCAGTTGCAGCTGATGGTCAATTGCCTGTTCCAAATGATATACTCCTTGGTGAGGCTAGAAACAGCAGCAACAGCATTCATCCTCGGTCGTTGTTACTGACAGGACCTAACATGGGTGGAAAATCAACTCTTCTGCGTGCAACATGTCTTGCCGTTATCTTTGCCCAA CTTGGTTGTTATGTGCCTTGTGAGACATGTGAACTCTCCCTTGTGGATACTATTTTCACAAGGCTTGGCGCTTCTGATAGAATCATGACTGGAGAGA gtACCTTCTTGGTAGAATGCACTGAGACAGCGTCAGTTCTTCAGAATGCAACTCAGAATTCACTAGTAATCCTTGACGAACTGGGCAGAGGAACTAGTACTTTCGATGGATACGCCATTGCATACTCG GTTTTTCGTCACCTGGTAGAGAAAGTCCAATGCCGGATGCTCTTTGCAACGCATTACCACCCTCTCACCAAGGAATTCGCGTCTCACCCACGTGTCACCTCAAAACACATGGCTTGCGCATTCAAATCAAGATCTGATCAAGAACCACGTGGCTGTGACCAAGACCTAGTGTTCTTGTACCGTTTAACGGAGGGAGCTTGTCCTGAGAGCTACGGACTTCAAGTAGCCCTCATGGCTGGAATACCAAACCAAGTTGTTGAGACAGCATCGGACGCTGCTCAAGCCATGAAGAGATCAATTGGGGAAAACTTCAAGTCAAGTGAGCTAAGGTCTGAGTTCTCAAGTCTGCATGAAGAATGGCTCAAGACATTGGTGGGTATCTCTCGAACTGCCCACAACGACAACACCATTGTCGAAGATGACCATGACACGTTGGTTTGCTTATGGCATGAGCTAAAATCCTCTTACTGTCTTCCTCAAGTGAAGGCGATAACCTAA
- the LOC104746992 gene encoding multiprotein-bridging factor 1c, with translation MPSRYPGAVTQDWEPVVLHKSKQKSQDLRDPKAVNAALRSGVAVQTVKKFDAGSNKKGKSTAVPVINTKKLEEETEPAAMDRVKAEVRLMIQKARLEKKMSQADLAKQINERIQVVQEYENGKAVPNQAVLAKMEKVLGVKLRGKIGK, from the coding sequence ATGCCGAGCAGATACCCAGGAGCAGTGACACAAGACTGGGAACCAGTGGTTCtccacaaatcaaaacaaaagagcCAAGACCTACGCGATCCGAAAGCGGTTAACGCAGCGCTAAGAAGCGGCGTGGCGGTTCAAACGGTTAAGAAATTCGATGCCGGTTCGAACAAAAAGGGGAAATCGACGGCGGTTCCGGTGATTAACACCAAGAAGCTTGAGGAAGAAACAGAGCCTGCGGCGATGGATCGTGTGAAGGCGGAGGTAAGGTTGATGATACAGAAGGcgagattggagaagaagatgtcgCAGGCGGATCTGGCGAAACAGATTAATGAACGGATTCAGGTGGTTCAGGAATATGAGAATGGTAAAGCTGTTCCGAACCAAGCCGTGCTTGCCAAGATGGAGAAGGTTCTTGGTGTTAAACTTAGGGGCAAAATTGGGAAATGA